One window of the Asticcacaulis sp. SL142 genome contains the following:
- the rplQ gene encoding 50S ribosomal protein L17 produces MRHGSGHRKLGRTSAHRTAMFANMAASIIKHEQITTTLPKAKELRPFVEKLVTLAKSGTLHDRRIAISRVRDVAQVGKLFEVLGPRYKDRNGGYIRIMKAGFRHGDNAAMAIIEFVERDESEKGKDSGTVLSVETEEA; encoded by the coding sequence ATGCGTCACGGTTCAGGCCACCGCAAACTCGGTCGCACCAGCGCCCACCGTACGGCAATGTTTGCCAACATGGCGGCGTCGATCATCAAGCACGAACAAATCACCACCACCCTGCCGAAGGCCAAGGAACTGCGTCCCTTCGTCGAAAAGCTGGTGACGCTGGCCAAGTCGGGCACCCTGCACGACCGCCGTATCGCCATCTCGCGCGTCCGTGACGTCGCTCAGGTCGGCAAGCTGTTCGAAGTGCTTGGCCCGCGTTACAAAGACCGCAACGGCGGCTACATCCGCATCATGAAGGCTGGCTTCCGCCACGGCGACAACGCCGCTATGGCCATCATCGAATTCGTCGAGCGTGACGAAAGCGAAAAGGGCAAGGATTCCGGCACGGTGCTGTCGGTTGAGACCGAAGAGGCCTAA